A window of the Desulforapulum autotrophicum HRM2 genome harbors these coding sequences:
- a CDS encoding ABC transporter ATP-binding protein, translating into MNTRTDPIIEVKNLTAGYTNFTLFDNISFQVNPGEIFAILGTSGCGKSTLMKLMTGLFKPKKGSILIQGQELADADLDQRIAILRGIGVAFQSGALFGSMSVIENVKLPLEEFSDLPQGAMDAIATTKLALVGLGEYLNFMPDALSGGMKKRAALARAMALDPAIVFLDEPSAGLDPVTSAELDKLIKALRTSLGITFVIVTHELDSIFSIADRVIMLDKSTRGIIATGGPLELKQDQTKPLVYNFFNRIA; encoded by the coding sequence ATGAACACCAGAACAGATCCGATCATTGAGGTAAAAAACCTGACCGCCGGTTATACGAATTTCACCCTGTTCGACAACATCAGCTTCCAGGTAAACCCAGGCGAAATCTTTGCTATCCTGGGAACTTCAGGATGCGGAAAAAGCACCCTAATGAAACTGATGACAGGGCTTTTTAAACCCAAAAAGGGAAGCATCCTGATCCAGGGACAGGAACTTGCAGATGCAGATCTTGACCAGCGGATCGCCATTCTCAGGGGAATCGGGGTGGCTTTCCAGAGCGGAGCCTTGTTCGGTTCCATGAGCGTGATTGAAAACGTCAAACTGCCTTTGGAAGAATTTTCCGACCTTCCCCAGGGGGCCATGGATGCCATTGCAACAACAAAACTCGCCCTTGTGGGGCTGGGTGAGTATCTGAATTTCATGCCCGATGCCTTGAGCGGGGGCATGAAGAAAAGGGCCGCCCTTGCCAGGGCCATGGCCCTTGATCCGGCCATTGTGTTTCTAGACGAACCGTCTGCAGGTCTTGATCCAGTCACCTCGGCCGAACTTGACAAACTCATCAAGGCCCTTCGCACTTCACTTGGCATCACCTTTGTCATTGTCACCCACGAGCTGGACAGCATCTTCTCCATTGCCGATCGGGTGATCATGCTAGACAAGTCCACAAGGGGTATCATTGCAACGGGCGGGCCCCTTGAACTGAAACAGGACCAAACCAAACCACTGGTTTACAATTTTTTCAACCGAATAGCCTGA
- a CDS encoding MlaD family protein gives MSEQANNFKLGLFVIISFALLVTALALLGAGDFFKQETLVETCFNESVQGLDVGSPVKYRGMDIGKVKEITGASRVYGVRSDYVLVIISLFEDVSLGQPGGSVKDKIEHAVAEGLTVQMAFMGLTGAAYLETNYMGETERIPLTIPWEPKHPYIPSKPNKITQMGESLDRIMKKLEDINIQGVLAELQSVIALSAAKLDNANIKEISTQTATLLREIRTTNARLAELFDSTQTKGLMNDARAAVNGAKDIVESSKAPISQALNEFRGAAATANSLAGSLDKTSRLLGDMVWVNTDSIKDVVDNLKITSENLRQMSQDIKRYPARLLFEAPPEKEKTLEK, from the coding sequence ATGAGCGAACAAGCCAACAATTTTAAATTAGGTCTATTTGTCATCATCTCGTTTGCCCTGCTGGTAACTGCCCTTGCCCTGCTCGGTGCCGGGGATTTTTTTAAGCAGGAAACCCTTGTTGAAACCTGTTTTAACGAAAGTGTCCAGGGCCTTGACGTGGGTTCCCCGGTAAAATACCGGGGCATGGATATTGGCAAGGTCAAGGAGATCACCGGGGCTTCACGGGTTTACGGGGTCAGATCCGACTATGTTTTGGTGATCATCTCGCTGTTTGAGGATGTTTCCCTTGGCCAGCCCGGCGGTTCAGTCAAAGATAAAATCGAGCATGCCGTGGCAGAAGGACTGACCGTTCAAATGGCCTTTATGGGGCTGACCGGGGCCGCCTATCTTGAAACCAATTATATGGGCGAAACCGAAAGGATTCCCCTTACCATTCCCTGGGAACCCAAGCACCCCTACATACCCTCAAAACCCAATAAAATAACCCAGATGGGCGAATCCCTGGACAGGATAATGAAAAAACTCGAAGATATCAACATCCAGGGGGTTTTGGCTGAACTCCAGTCGGTCATAGCCCTAAGCGCTGCCAAGCTTGACAACGCAAACATCAAGGAAATATCCACCCAGACCGCCACCCTTTTAAGAGAGATCAGAACCACCAATGCCCGGCTCGCAGAGTTGTTTGATTCAACCCAGACAAAGGGACTGATGAACGATGCCAGGGCCGCCGTGAATGGGGCAAAAGATATTGTTGAATCGTCGAAAGCACCCATTTCCCAGGCCCTTAACGAGTTTAGAGGTGCGGCTGCCACGGCCAACTCCCTTGCCGGTTCCCTTGACAAAACCTCCCGGCTCCTTGGGGATATGGTATGGGTGAACACGGACAGCATCAAGGACGTTGTTGACAACCTCAAGATCACCTCGGAAAACCTGAGACAGATGAGCCAGGATATCAAACGTTATCCTGCAAGGCTTTTGTTTGAGGCACCCCCGGAAAAGGAGAAAACCCTTGAAAAATAA
- a CDS encoding ABC-type transport auxiliary lipoprotein family protein: protein MKNNLLSTQGFWGLKKRLLVMLAMAGTLVLVAGCFSFQRNISEKKLYSLGTKIVPTVASVHAPLPTLLVKEFDMAPMYMANSFVYRRDEFQFETDYFNEFIIPPQRMITAAVKRALFDARLFSPAFPDKPADHRLQGRINRLYGDFRQPGHPLAVMEISLALDATDEKTFSKETAIKESTPQALVGGWNRLLDEIIQEFVNSLDRNNSGS, encoded by the coding sequence TTGAAAAATAATCTATTGTCTACCCAGGGCTTTTGGGGGTTAAAAAAAAGGCTGCTTGTCATGCTGGCCATGGCCGGCACCCTGGTACTGGTGGCAGGATGTTTCTCCTTTCAGAGAAACATCAGTGAAAAAAAACTGTACAGCCTTGGGACAAAAATAGTTCCCACCGTTGCCTCCGTGCACGCCCCCCTGCCAACGCTTCTGGTAAAGGAGTTTGACATGGCCCCCATGTACATGGCCAATTCGTTTGTCTACCGCAGGGATGAATTCCAGTTTGAAACAGACTACTTCAACGAGTTCATCATTCCCCCCCAGCGGATGATCACAGCTGCGGTCAAACGTGCCCTTTTTGATGCACGACTGTTTTCTCCTGCCTTTCCGGACAAACCCGCAGACCATCGGCTCCAGGGCAGGATCAATCGTCTATACGGCGATTTCAGGCAGCCAGGCCACCCCCTGGCAGTCATGGAGATCTCCCTTGCCCTTGATGCAACCGACGAAAAAACCTTTTCAAAAGAGACGGCAATCAAGGAAAGCACCCCCCAGGCCCTTGTCGGCGGATGGAACCGGCTGCTGGATGAAATCATACAAGAATTCGTAAACAGCCTTGACCGGAACAACTCCGGATCATGA
- a CDS encoding sensor domain-containing diguanylate cyclase, translated as METADKLVDELLAQELYGRRYTILKNSEMLDAFWDQSKAFDKLVTVIQRLPDPYNGPACRLSILHEEFNLYYQVWFKEIENSSDIRADENDIIIKNKLDELICFVQTVVKDTKKSQNHLVLKTENKARKTIQIIVLLSGIGILIGIVIVSFITRNISRSIKQLKIATMRISKGKYDHLPQVNTKDELGELAGAFKKMARRLAQLEEMSLDASPLTRLPGGVAIENVLKKRLETDRPLAFALIDLDNFKSYNDKYGYAKGNEIITSSAKIIESAIVEHGTKEDFVGHIGGDDFAVVTTPEKYISICKAIIDTFDKKIVNFYDSEDIKKGRIISKNRQGETMEFPIMTISIAVILTSETKQLNQFEIGEMAAELKKYAKSLPGSVFVVNRRETQ; from the coding sequence TTGGAAACAGCTGATAAGCTGGTGGATGAACTCCTGGCCCAGGAGTTATACGGGCGTCGGTATACTATTCTTAAAAATTCTGAAATGCTGGATGCTTTTTGGGATCAAAGTAAAGCGTTTGACAAACTGGTCACAGTGATACAACGCCTTCCTGATCCTTACAACGGTCCTGCATGCAGACTTTCAATCCTCCACGAGGAATTTAATTTATATTATCAGGTATGGTTTAAAGAAATTGAAAATTCTTCAGATATCCGGGCTGATGAGAATGATATCATCATTAAAAACAAACTGGATGAATTGATTTGTTTTGTTCAAACCGTGGTTAAGGATACCAAAAAAAGTCAAAATCATTTGGTATTGAAAACAGAAAATAAGGCACGTAAGACCATTCAAATCATTGTTCTTCTGTCGGGGATCGGGATTTTGATTGGGATAGTCATTGTCTCTTTCATAACCCGGAACATCTCCCGGTCAATTAAACAGTTAAAAATTGCAACAATGAGGATATCAAAAGGCAAATACGACCATCTTCCGCAAGTCAATACCAAAGACGAACTGGGAGAACTTGCCGGTGCATTCAAAAAAATGGCCCGGCGTCTGGCTCAGCTGGAAGAAATGTCTCTGGATGCCAGTCCTCTAACCCGGCTTCCTGGAGGGGTTGCCATTGAAAACGTTTTAAAAAAACGACTGGAAACCGATCGTCCCCTGGCATTTGCTTTAATAGATCTGGATAATTTCAAGTCCTACAATGACAAGTACGGTTATGCCAAGGGAAATGAGATCATTACATCCAGCGCAAAAATTATTGAAAGTGCTATTGTCGAACACGGCACAAAGGAAGACTTTGTTGGTCATATCGGCGGAGATGATTTTGCCGTGGTCACAACCCCTGAGAAATATATATCCATCTGCAAAGCCATTATAGATACTTTTGATAAAAAAATTGTAAACTTTTATGATTCTGAAGATATAAAAAAAGGCAGGATCATCAGTAAAAACAGGCAGGGTGAAACAATGGAATTCCCGATCATGACCATATCCATTGCTGTTATCCTAACAAGCGAAACAAAGCAGTTGAATCAATTTGAAATTGGAGAGATGGCGGCAGAATTGAAAAAGTATGCAAAATCACTTCCCGGCAGTGTATTTGTAGTAAACCGAAGAGAGACGCAATAG
- a CDS encoding DMT family transporter gives MDKLGYIYILAAATLWGVLGPLGKMAFQEGVAPLEVAFWRAMLAWFLFAVQALFQRRVAVKPRDLPGLALFGFLCVTLFFGSYQIAVEKGGAAMASVLLYTAPAWVFLLSRLFLNERVNLKKTVALVLTLAGVVLVSRNQQVQPLGITGGAGMSAVLFGLLSGFCYSLYYIFGKHFSDKYSASVLFLYTLPFGAVCLLPWFSFAEKSATAWVALGSIAVFSTFGAYHFYYAGLRRIEAGRASIIATAEPVVAALVAWCWWGESFTVYGYFGSVLILAAVVLMIRD, from the coding sequence ATGGATAAACTTGGATACATCTATATTCTGGCGGCAGCCACCCTGTGGGGGGTTCTCGGACCCCTTGGGAAGATGGCCTTTCAGGAGGGGGTTGCCCCCCTTGAGGTTGCCTTCTGGCGGGCAATGCTTGCCTGGTTTTTGTTTGCGGTTCAGGCCCTTTTTCAACGGCGGGTTGCCGTGAAGCCCCGTGATCTTCCCGGTTTGGCCCTGTTCGGTTTTCTCTGTGTCACCCTGTTTTTTGGATCATACCAGATTGCCGTGGAAAAAGGCGGGGCTGCCATGGCCTCGGTGCTGCTCTATACGGCGCCGGCCTGGGTTTTTCTGCTTTCCCGCCTTTTTTTAAACGAGCGGGTGAATCTTAAAAAAACAGTGGCCCTTGTTCTTACCCTTGCAGGGGTGGTGCTGGTTTCCAGGAATCAGCAGGTTCAGCCCCTGGGAATCACCGGGGGGGCAGGCATGTCAGCCGTTCTGTTTGGACTTTTGTCGGGTTTCTGCTATTCTCTTTACTATATCTTTGGCAAGCATTTTTCAGACAAATACTCGGCATCGGTTCTTTTTCTTTACACCCTGCCTTTTGGTGCTGTCTGTCTTTTGCCCTGGTTTTCCTTTGCTGAAAAGAGTGCGACTGCCTGGGTGGCCCTTGGCTCCATAGCCGTTTTTTCCACCTTTGGGGCCTACCACTTTTACTATGCAGGTCTCAGGAGAATCGAGGCTGGCCGGGCGTCGATCATTGCCACGGCAGAGCCGGTTGTGGCTGCCCTGGTTGCCTGGTGCTGGTGGGGGGAGAGTTTCACCGTTTACGGCTATTTTGGAAGCGTGCTCATCCTTGCTGCCGTGGTTCTCATGATCCGGGACTGA
- a CDS encoding CGGC domain-containing protein: MEKVLVVGCGSYMDAGYGCPGEWRCLKAAALGDGKFTEESQVVGFVKCECPGRTLVPNTGMTMKLSEIKPDKIYLSTCMANAKPDCPYSTAEEKAAMLKEKFGIEVIIGTHDYK, translated from the coding sequence ATGGAAAAAGTACTGGTGGTTGGATGCGGATCATACATGGACGCAGGTTACGGCTGTCCAGGCGAATGGCGATGTCTTAAGGCCGCGGCCCTTGGCGATGGGAAATTCACCGAAGAGTCCCAGGTAGTGGGCTTTGTCAAATGTGAATGCCCCGGTCGCACCCTGGTTCCCAACACCGGAATGACCATGAAACTTTCCGAGATCAAGCCGGACAAAATATATCTCTCCACGTGCATGGCCAATGCAAAACCGGACTGCCCCTACAGCACCGCCGAAGAAAAAGCAGCAATGCTCAAGGAAAAATTCGGCATTGAAGTCATTATTGGCACCCACGATTATAAGTAG
- the hypD gene encoding trans-4-hydroxy-L-proline dehydratase, with translation MNPRIATLREQSFTAIPAISIERALLQTQFYRENLGKYATPILRALNFKNLCEKKTIYIGDQELIVGERGPRPKATPTFPELNCHSVEDLETLHNREMTPFRVDPGDMKIYRDEIIPYWRGRSMRDRVFEHLPLPWQKAYGAGLFTEFMEQRAPGHTALDGTIYQKGMTDFKQEIAQGLEALDYLHDPQAQERSDALTAMDISCDAAILFAQRHARLAEEMAAQETRPARKKELLEIARVCRRIPAERPTSLWEAIQMYWFVHLGTITELNGWDAMSPGHLDQHLYPFYMRELELGTMDADGAKELISCLWIKINNHPAPPKVGVTAKESGTYNDFTNINLGGLTRQGADAVNDLSYIMLDVIDELKLLQPQSNVQISERTPYHFLKAACRVIRNGYGYPSVFNADQVVLEQVRVGKRIEDAREGGCSGCIETGAFGKEAYILTGYLNLPKLLELTLNNGRDPLGGGMVGLETGDPRGFETFDQLYDAFTRQLAHVVDLKIRVNNYIERMFAANAPAPFLSVVIQDCIAKGKDYYNGGPRYNTNYIQCCGIGTITDSLSAIKKHVFDDKIVTMELLLKALADNFKGHEALRLRLLNKTPFFGNDDDRADQIMVQVYDSLFSAIDGQPNTKNGEYHLNMLSTTCHVYFGKKLGASANGRFSGLPESDGTSPSHGADRNGPTAVIKSLGKMDQSKSGGTLLNQRFLPGVLKTEQDLDKLAGLIRTYFKFGGHHIQFNVVDTQTLKRAQEHPDQYRNLLVRVAGYSDYFVDLDRDHQEEIISRHEHRGL, from the coding sequence ATGAACCCGCGAATCGCAACCCTCCGGGAACAGAGTTTTACTGCCATACCTGCCATCTCCATTGAACGGGCACTGCTGCAAACCCAGTTTTACCGGGAAAACCTGGGAAAATATGCAACCCCCATACTCAGGGCATTGAATTTTAAAAACCTGTGTGAAAAAAAGACCATTTACATCGGGGACCAGGAATTGATCGTGGGTGAACGTGGGCCCAGGCCCAAGGCAACGCCGACGTTTCCAGAATTAAACTGCCACTCTGTTGAGGATTTGGAAACCCTGCACAACCGGGAAATGACGCCCTTCAGGGTTGATCCCGGGGATATGAAAATCTACCGTGACGAGATCATTCCCTACTGGCGGGGACGAAGTATGCGTGACAGGGTGTTCGAACACCTACCCCTGCCGTGGCAGAAAGCCTATGGTGCGGGACTGTTCACGGAATTCATGGAGCAGCGGGCCCCGGGTCATACAGCCCTGGACGGCACCATTTATCAAAAGGGCATGACAGATTTCAAACAAGAGATCGCACAGGGCCTGGAAGCGCTCGATTACCTGCACGATCCCCAGGCCCAGGAACGGTCCGATGCCTTGACGGCCATGGATATCTCCTGTGATGCAGCCATCCTTTTTGCACAAAGACACGCCCGGCTGGCCGAAGAAATGGCTGCTCAGGAAACCCGGCCTGCCAGAAAAAAAGAACTCCTTGAAATTGCCCGTGTCTGCCGCCGGATTCCGGCTGAACGGCCGACAAGTCTGTGGGAGGCCATCCAGATGTACTGGTTTGTTCACCTGGGAACCATCACAGAGCTCAATGGGTGGGATGCTATGAGTCCGGGGCACCTGGATCAGCACCTTTATCCCTTTTACATGAGGGAACTGGAGCTTGGCACCATGGATGCCGATGGAGCCAAGGAGCTTATCAGTTGTCTGTGGATAAAGATAAACAACCATCCAGCCCCCCCGAAAGTAGGGGTAACGGCCAAGGAGAGCGGCACTTACAACGATTTTACCAACATCAACCTGGGGGGATTAACAAGGCAGGGTGCCGACGCTGTCAATGACCTTTCCTATATCATGCTGGACGTCATAGATGAGTTAAAGCTGCTCCAGCCCCAAAGCAATGTACAGATCAGTGAACGAACCCCCTACCATTTTTTAAAGGCGGCCTGCCGTGTTATCCGCAACGGTTATGGATACCCCTCGGTGTTTAATGCCGATCAGGTTGTTCTTGAACAGGTCCGTGTGGGCAAGCGTATTGAAGATGCCAGGGAGGGCGGCTGTTCAGGCTGTATTGAGACCGGGGCTTTTGGCAAGGAGGCCTATATTCTCACGGGTTATCTCAATCTTCCCAAGCTGCTTGAACTGACCCTGAACAACGGCAGGGATCCCCTTGGGGGTGGGATGGTTGGTCTTGAAACCGGAGATCCCAGGGGTTTTGAAACCTTTGATCAGCTTTATGACGCCTTTACCCGGCAGCTTGCCCATGTGGTGGATTTGAAAATCCGGGTCAATAATTATATTGAGCGCATGTTTGCCGCCAATGCTCCGGCACCGTTTCTATCCGTGGTGATCCAGGATTGCATTGCAAAGGGTAAAGATTATTACAACGGTGGCCCCCGGTACAATACAAACTATATCCAGTGCTGCGGGATCGGCACCATCACCGACAGTCTGTCAGCCATTAAAAAGCATGTGTTTGACGATAAAATCGTGACCATGGAACTTCTTTTAAAGGCATTGGCGGATAATTTTAAGGGCCATGAGGCCCTGCGCCTGCGCCTTTTGAACAAGACCCCTTTTTTCGGCAACGACGACGACCGTGCCGACCAGATCATGGTGCAGGTATACGATTCGTTGTTTTCTGCCATTGACGGCCAGCCCAACACTAAAAACGGGGAGTACCATCTGAACATGCTCTCCACGACCTGCCATGTCTACTTTGGTAAAAAGCTGGGGGCTTCGGCCAATGGTCGGTTTTCAGGGCTTCCCGAGTCCGACGGCACCTCCCCCTCCCATGGAGCGGATCGTAACGGTCCAACCGCTGTCATTAAATCTTTGGGTAAAATGGATCAGTCAAAATCCGGAGGAACCCTGCTGAACCAGCGATTTTTGCCCGGGGTGCTTAAAACCGAACAGGATCTGGACAAACTGGCGGGTCTGATCCGGACCTATTTTAAGTTTGGCGGTCATCACATTCAATTTAACGTGGTGGATACACAAACATTGAAAAGGGCCCAAGAACACCCGGACCAGTATCGCAATCTGCTGGTGCGTGTGGCCGGGTACAGTGATTATTTTGTTGATCTTGACAGGGATCACCAAGAGGAAATCATCAGCCGCCATGAACACCGGGGGCTGTAA
- a CDS encoding glycyl-radical enzyme activating protein gives MTDQHSIIFDIKKYAIHDGPGIRTTVFMNGCPLSCPWCHNPEGLSLESRVTYNGQSCIGCGECVAACPEQALELNENGVARDLVKCINCGHCAEICPANAMEKTGRCHSTDSLMEMIKKDRLFYESSGGGVTFSGGEPLVQWRSLDRLLRGCTRLGIHTAVDTSGYSTWGILEKIAENTDLFLFDLKVMDDSQHRLYTGVSNGFILSNLKKLSRRGAAIIIRFPLISGVNADTQNLEKMGRFVADLPQVHQVDILPYHDFQRAKYHKFGLAYPGEKIEPVSKLQITRAVDTLTHFGLNVHVH, from the coding sequence ATGACAGATCAGCACAGTATTATCTTTGATATAAAAAAGTACGCCATCCACGATGGTCCGGGCATCCGTACAACGGTGTTCATGAACGGGTGTCCCCTGTCATGTCCATGGTGCCATAACCCGGAAGGGTTGTCCCTGGAATCAAGGGTCACATACAATGGTCAATCATGCATAGGGTGTGGGGAATGTGTGGCAGCCTGTCCTGAACAGGCCCTTGAACTAAACGAAAACGGTGTGGCACGTGACCTGGTAAAATGTATAAACTGCGGACATTGTGCCGAAATCTGTCCGGCCAACGCAATGGAAAAAACGGGCCGATGTCACAGCACGGACAGCCTGATGGAAATGATCAAAAAAGACCGGCTTTTCTATGAAAGTTCCGGGGGCGGCGTCACTTTTTCCGGGGGAGAGCCCCTGGTACAGTGGAGATCCCTTGATCGTCTCCTCAGAGGCTGCACCCGTCTGGGCATTCATACTGCCGTGGATACTTCGGGGTACTCAACCTGGGGGATCCTTGAAAAAATTGCTGAAAACACGGACCTTTTTCTTTTTGACCTCAAGGTGATGGATGACAGTCAACACCGGCTCTATACAGGTGTTTCCAATGGGTTCATTTTATCAAACCTGAAAAAACTTTCCCGCAGGGGGGCTGCCATTATCATCCGTTTTCCTTTGATTTCCGGTGTAAATGCAGACACTCAAAACCTGGAAAAAATGGGTCGGTTTGTCGCTGACCTGCCCCAGGTGCACCAGGTTGATATTCTACCCTACCATGATTTCCAGCGGGCCAAGTATCACAAATTCGGTCTGGCCTATCCTGGAGAAAAAATTGAACCGGTTTCAAAATTACAGATTACCAGGGCAGTGGACACATTAACGCATTTTGGCTTGAACGTCCATGTGCACTGA
- a CDS encoding methylated-DNA--[protein]-cysteine S-methyltransferase — protein MVEMIYDIIDSPMGPILVAMDQRGVRHLSFEGGTHPLGIDPGWTRDPKKVKPVMDQLVAYFAGKLTQFEVDLAPLGTAFQQKVWAALCRIPYGRTASYLDVAVAVGNEKACRAVGGANGKNPIPIIIPCHRVIGKSGKLVGFSSGLDIKTRLLQLESRAYSNGE, from the coding sequence ATGGTTGAAATGATCTACGATATTATAGATTCCCCAATGGGGCCGATCCTGGTTGCAATGGATCAAAGGGGGGTAAGGCACCTTAGCTTTGAAGGGGGTACCCATCCCCTTGGCATCGATCCCGGCTGGACCAGGGACCCAAAAAAAGTAAAGCCGGTCATGGACCAGCTCGTTGCCTATTTTGCAGGAAAACTGACTCAATTTGAGGTTGACCTTGCCCCCCTGGGAACGGCTTTCCAGCAAAAAGTGTGGGCCGCCCTCTGCCGGATCCCCTACGGCAGGACAGCCTCATACCTTGATGTGGCAGTGGCTGTTGGCAATGAAAAGGCGTGCCGGGCTGTGGGTGGTGCCAATGGTAAAAATCCCATCCCCATCATTATTCCCTGCCACAGGGTCATTGGCAAGAGCGGGAAACTGGTGGGGTTCAGCAGCGGGCTTGACATAAAGACAAGGCTGCTGCAACTTGAATCCAGGGCTTACAGCAACGGCGAATGA
- a CDS encoding GSU2403 family nucleotidyltransferase fold protein: MGLIEFTDNQSRFFIDTIQLYDAWIDAFRKGIAYRGGMHWKKAGGKQYLFKTTDRYGNGKSLGPMSPGTQEIKAEFQKNKQQVENRIKTLKNRLKDQARFCKAAKISRVPRIVTSVLRELDKHALLGNNIMLIGTNALYAYETAAAVFFDRQLTATQDMDILWDIRPKLSMVSDNKTKQSDLINILKKADKSFEIMDRQRFRAVNSQGYMVDLVKRSFSGCFQTTLSIMVSIVLLRFEQEWRNHG; the protein is encoded by the coding sequence ATGGGCCTTATAGAATTTACCGACAACCAATCCAGATTTTTTATAGATACCATCCAGTTATACGATGCATGGATAGATGCGTTCAGGAAAGGGATTGCATACCGAGGGGGGATGCACTGGAAAAAAGCGGGTGGAAAACAATACCTTTTTAAAACGACCGATCGATACGGAAACGGCAAAAGTCTCGGCCCAATGAGCCCTGGGACCCAGGAGATAAAGGCTGAATTTCAAAAAAATAAACAACAGGTCGAAAACAGAATCAAGACACTGAAAAATCGTCTCAAAGATCAGGCACGATTCTGCAAAGCGGCAAAAATATCACGTGTTCCAAGAATTGTCACCTCAGTATTGAGGGAGCTTGATAAACACGCGCTTCTGGGTAACAATATAATGCTCATAGGAACAAATGCTTTGTACGCCTATGAAACTGCTGCCGCCGTTTTTTTTGATCGCCAGCTCACTGCCACCCAGGACATGGATATCCTGTGGGATATTCGCCCTAAACTTTCCATGGTATCGGATAACAAAACAAAACAGAGCGATCTTATCAATATTTTGAAAAAAGCGGATAAAAGCTTTGAGATCATGGACAGGCAACGATTTCGAGCTGTCAACTCCCAAGGATATATGGTTGATCTGGTCAAAAGAAGCTTCTCAGGATGTTTCCAAACGACATTGTCGATTATGGTATCGATAGTATTGTTGCGTTTTGAACAGGAATGGAGAAACCATGGTTGA